From Spirosoma aerolatum, one genomic window encodes:
- the msrB gene encoding peptide-methionine (R)-S-oxide reductase MsrB: MNRSTVLASLTSLLLIMSPAFAVLLTGPSGKDTNPEKPPRRLEKTEAEWKLALTPEQFIVTRKQGTERPFSSPLASNHEHGIYRCVCCHEPLFSSDTKFESGTGWPSFYTPLRKNVIKDIRDTSHGMVRTEVQCAICDAHLGHVFDDGPAPTGLRYCMNGLALEFVKK, encoded by the coding sequence ATGAATCGATCCACTGTTTTGGCTAGCCTGACTAGCCTTTTACTCATCATGTCGCCTGCCTTTGCCGTGCTGCTCACAGGCCCATCCGGTAAGGACACCAATCCCGAAAAGCCTCCGCGCCGACTCGAAAAGACGGAAGCCGAGTGGAAACTGGCACTTACCCCTGAGCAGTTTATTGTAACCCGCAAACAAGGCACCGAACGCCCATTTAGTAGTCCACTGGCCAGCAACCACGAGCATGGCATTTATCGATGCGTTTGCTGCCACGAGCCGTTGTTTAGCTCCGATACCAAGTTTGAATCGGGAACGGGCTGGCCCAGTTTCTACACCCCATTGCGTAAAAATGTTATCAAAGACATTCGCGATACCAGCCACGGCATGGTTCGGACCGAAGTGCAATGCGCCATTTGCGATGCTCATCTGGGTCACGTTTTTGACGATGGCCCTGCGCCTACCGGCCTCCGCTACTGTATGAATGGGTTGGCGCTGGAATTTGTCAAAAAATAG
- a CDS encoding ATP-grasp domain-containing protein — MQPVSTTRSAPLSESSFVQTIRSLPATVWALLTRFGQTSPFMIRLRHWEYWPFEVVYFPIFMFHLWQSIKARSLFYFSASNPSIETGGLFGESKAGILAGISDVYMPITQFVPASTDPETVFYLMQERGFSFPVIAKPNVGERGWRVEKIESREALTNYIANTPIDFLIQEYVDEPLELGVFYYRMPGQAKGVVSSVVQKEFLTIRGNGYDCIENLIRQNERAILQLPVLIRKYGHRFHDIPAAGETITLESIGNHCRGTKFLNANHLITPELTQVFDRISQPIDGFYFGRYDLRCRSVADLYAGNHIRILELNGAGAEPAHIYQPGFSLREGYRVLFHHWRVLYQISRENHRRGIPYMTFRQAFRLWKHTQQGRNGSGQP, encoded by the coding sequence ATGCAACCCGTTAGCACCACCCGTTCGGCGCCCCTCTCCGAAAGCTCATTCGTTCAGACAATTCGTTCGCTCCCGGCAACGGTATGGGCACTCCTTACGCGTTTTGGCCAGACGTCTCCTTTTATGATCCGTTTGCGCCACTGGGAATACTGGCCGTTTGAGGTGGTATATTTCCCCATTTTTATGTTCCATTTGTGGCAATCGATCAAGGCGAGGTCGCTGTTTTATTTTTCTGCGTCCAATCCGTCCATCGAAACAGGAGGGTTGTTTGGTGAATCCAAAGCGGGTATACTGGCCGGGATCAGCGATGTATATATGCCCATTACGCAGTTTGTACCAGCGTCAACCGACCCCGAAACGGTGTTTTATCTGATGCAGGAGCGTGGTTTTTCGTTTCCGGTTATTGCCAAACCGAATGTAGGTGAGCGGGGCTGGCGGGTCGAAAAAATTGAGAGCCGTGAAGCCCTGACGAACTACATCGCCAACACACCGATTGATTTTCTGATTCAGGAATATGTCGATGAACCGCTCGAACTGGGCGTGTTTTACTACCGAATGCCGGGGCAGGCTAAAGGCGTTGTGTCGTCGGTGGTGCAGAAGGAATTTCTGACCATACGAGGCAATGGCTATGACTGCATCGAAAACCTGATTCGGCAAAACGAACGGGCCATTCTTCAACTGCCGGTTCTCATCAGGAAGTATGGCCATCGGTTCCACGACATACCGGCCGCTGGCGAAACCATTACGCTGGAGTCGATAGGCAACCACTGTCGGGGCACTAAATTCCTGAATGCCAATCACCTGATCACCCCTGAGCTGACGCAGGTGTTTGACCGAATCAGTCAGCCAATTGACGGGTTCTATTTTGGCCGGTACGATCTACGGTGCCGGAGCGTAGCCGATTTGTATGCTGGTAACCACATTCGGATTCTGGAATTGAACGGTGCCGGTGCCGAACCTGCCCATATTTACCAGCCGGGTTTTTCGCTCCGCGAAGGCTACCGGGTGCTGTTTCACCATTGGCGGGTACTCTACCAGATTAGCCGCGAAAACCACCGCCGGGGCATACCGTACATGACCTTCCGGCAGGCTTTTCGGCTATGGAAACACACGCAGCAAGGCCGAAACGGGAGTGGGCAACCCTAA
- a CDS encoding DM13 domain-containing protein, with amino-acid sequence MKSLLSVSFLYTLLVLGIGGCVKDKDLVPLGSLGMPVSTVDPVQVFDSTGQKLLASGNFQNGVHTVSGRVRLYGRNGKQTLVFENFRSDTGPDLRIYLANDTQASTFTEVSLLTATGNFFVDVPSTITLSQQRYVLIWCKRFSVHFGNAELK; translated from the coding sequence ATGAAATCTCTTCTGTCTGTCAGTTTCTTGTATACATTGCTGGTTCTGGGAATCGGTGGATGCGTAAAAGACAAAGACCTGGTTCCGCTGGGGAGTTTGGGGATGCCTGTCAGTACAGTTGACCCCGTGCAGGTTTTTGACTCAACCGGCCAGAAGCTACTGGCCTCTGGCAACTTTCAGAACGGCGTTCATACCGTGAGCGGCCGGGTACGCCTGTATGGGCGAAACGGCAAACAGACGCTCGTTTTCGAGAATTTCAGGAGCGACACCGGGCCTGATCTGCGCATTTATTTAGCCAACGATACGCAAGCCAGCACCTTTACGGAAGTGAGTTTGCTGACAGCCACTGGCAACTTTTTTGTAGATGTACCGTCAACTATAACACTAAGCCAACAGCGTTATGTGCTGATCTGGTGTAAGCGATTTTCTGTGCATTTCGGGAATGCCGAACTGAAATAA
- the msrA gene encoding peptide-methionine (S)-S-oxide reductase MsrA codes for MRFIQIFILGFWLLTSCTQAQNLDTTPARLPKLKPGEAVATFAGGCFWAQEEGFDQLKGVREVISGYSGGNVPNPTYQEVGTDETGHAESVQVYYDPNVISYRELLDAFFAGHDPTTLNRQGPDVGRDYRSVAFYRTPSEKQEIMAAIQRVNTSKHYANPVVTEMLPFSVFYPAENYHQNYCKLHPNQPYIQHVSLPKIEKLRHAMKGKLKQEDNQ; via the coding sequence ATGCGATTTATTCAGATTTTCATACTTGGATTCTGGCTGTTGACGAGCTGTACACAGGCCCAGAACTTAGACACGACACCCGCCCGCTTACCGAAGCTGAAACCCGGCGAAGCAGTTGCTACCTTTGCAGGCGGCTGCTTCTGGGCGCAGGAAGAAGGCTTCGACCAGCTTAAAGGTGTTCGGGAGGTTATTTCCGGATATTCGGGAGGCAATGTTCCCAACCCAACGTATCAGGAGGTGGGTACCGACGAAACGGGGCATGCCGAGTCGGTGCAGGTGTATTACGATCCGAACGTGATTAGCTATCGGGAACTGCTCGATGCGTTCTTCGCCGGACACGATCCGACCACGTTGAACCGGCAGGGCCCCGACGTTGGGCGCGATTATCGGTCGGTAGCGTTTTACCGGACTCCGTCCGAAAAGCAGGAGATCATGGCCGCCATTCAGCGGGTCAATACGTCGAAGCATTACGCCAATCCGGTCGTCACGGAGATGTTGCCGTTCAGCGTATTCTATCCGGCCGAAAACTACCATCAGAACTACTGCAAGCTGCACCCAAACCAGCCTTATATTCAGCACGTTTCGCTGCCGAAGATCGAAAAGCTACGCCATGCCATGAAAGGCAAATTGAAACAGGAAGACAATCAGTAA